CCTCTATTTTAAGGGGCAACAAATTGGGcgattgggttaccctcaagtaagggtaatggttaactcattacccaaaccaaataTTAACAAGTaatagattcaattaattgaatctctttccaacctctaaaaacaccaaACCAAACGTGAGCTTAGTTCAACCTCAACCACTCTTATATAGTGTGATGTTGTTTGGCCATAATAGCTTTAAActcaatatatttaaatattctatttaaaataaaaaatacaatgttgctagttttattatttagtacacattgtaatttttatttatttatttatttttgcaattttttttaatttttatatattttataaaaaaaatgtgtaaaaaaaaataattaaatattatttttattttaaacacaAAAAGTTAAATACATgagttttattaattttttgccATGTTATGGCTAGCCATAATATGGCCAAACAATTTTTTACCTTTTATATAATGGTTGGAGACTTTCTCTACATGCTACATTGATTTCACGAAATATTGTATTAAAACTAGCTTGTGTCGAACCAAATTGTCATGTATAGTTTTCATGAAccgagggagtataatttttatactaAAAATAGGACATGATTCAAACGAAAGTTAAAAGATCGATCTTAATGCATTTAAAAAGAAGTGAAATTATGTATACTGACAAAGTATTTACAAACGAAAATTAATTAGCTGATCTCAATTAAACAGAAACATAAATAAGCTATCTAAACATGCAAGGTACTCAATTATCATGAGCGACATGCGGACATGCCTAAACACGATAGCTAATTAATTTGGCTTAAtccataaacaaaattaatttagtttaattaaaagAGTTGAGTGGGTTCTCTATTAATTCTTTCTCGGTTAATTTATTGATTCGTCGATCTGTTTGAGTACATGGTACCAAGGTTAATTGACTTTTATATTTAGGTAGCTAggttaatttttatatctagtGTGCTTGTtgttattgtaaatttatcatgtgaaaagaaaatgataaacaaaatttcgttctttaaattctttatttgttttctcttattttttataacaTATAATTTCACCGCTTCTCAATCatcattttctctccaataagagataatattatcactctaAATTTGGAGTAATCATACTATCCATCattgaagataaaaaaataaatgagaaaGGATAACTCTCTTTCCtaaaaaatgagagaaataaaggagaaattttaaaagaagaaaatttatttattctttctttaattttaacatgataaatttacattaATAGAGCATGAACAATAAAAtataagagcactcccagcagaaatcccaaaattatgctcctatattcctccctaaagcttccctatttaattttaggatctcgattttataaatgcatacaccagatctcctattttctatataaaaataataattatgtgtgggccctactaattataagcttaaaataaatttagggtgggtgtaaatttaagattgaatttaggtgggtgtaaaattttttgtgggccccatccaatttaggggatctgctggatgcttTTTTTTAATcccattttcaattgttttagcctaaatttagagttagtgatgcatttaggtgatctgatGAGAGTGCTCTGACACCCGAAAATTTAAACTATATGGTCTTTAATTTGACTGGGTTGCATGCACCTATTACAGCATGCATGCGATAACTCTCGACCGTTTTTTTgtcacaaaataaaaataagataacCTAAAACAGTTGATGTCCCCtgttaatttgaataaatatttaatgtatcatgtactccctccgtcccatatacATAGGCTGATTAAGATTTTCataaagattaagaaaaatcattggaaatgaaaatatataagtaaacttCCTAATATGCTCATATTTATTATTCAATGACATATTAAAGTTAGAGTAAATTAAAGTATTAAATAGGGATACAATcgtaaatgaataaaaaatattacattttataGAAATAGACCTATATAAATGGGAtatccaaaaaaggaaaacaagcatatatatatatgggatggagggagtatataattaccTGGCGAGAAGACCATTTAACGTATGCTGATTTCATAGCGCCGAAATCAACTTTTTTCCGCAAGTATaaaaaagtttaattaatatatattttggcAGAAATGTTGCGtcttttatttttcaagttTTGAGAAAATATGTTGCGTCAGTTTTTATTAGTACCTGACCggttcaataaaaataataataataataataataataataataataataataataataataataataataataataataataataataataaacatttTATAACAAGTTGGCATCGATAAGCTGCGGTAACAAGTGGACATGGATGCGGTTGGGACCTATAAATAGATATAACACTTCACAAACACGAAGCACACAACCATTACTTTGAGATTCAAACTTCAACTCTCTTATCCCGCATTCATTCATTCCCACCAAAAAAATGGAAAACAACGAAAAACTGGAGAGGTTTTCGAGCTGCAGAGGCGTAGCTTTCGAAATCAAACCCCATTCCGACCTCTTCGCCATTCCTGCTCCGGTGATTAACCCTCCTCGCAACGGCAGCAGCCGCAGATCCTGGGTTCAATGGGGCAGCTTCACGCGAGTTGTTCCATCCTCCGACCTCTTGGAGAGGTCTATGAGCCGCACCAGCAGCCATTTCTGCGATCTCGACGACGATGATGCCGACGTCGAAACCCTTGCCGACATCGAAGAAGGCCATGAAGAGGGTAAACTGGACCAATCTCCTCCCCCGCTTCCTCttccgccgcctccctccgccGCCAAGAAGAAATCTGCGTCTTCGCGGCTTTCCGTGATCCTTCTCGATCAAGGCTTGTTCACCGTCTACAAGCGCCTTTTTGCAGTTTGCTTGGCGTTGAATATCACGGGCTTGGTTCTCGCCGCCACCGGTGATTTCCCCTACGCCAGAAACCGCGCCGCCTTATTCTCCATCGCCAACATTTTCGCGCTGGTTTTGTGCCGGAGCGAGGCGGTTTTGAGGGTTGTTTTCTGGGTGGCGGTGAATGTTTTGGGTTACTCATGGGTTCCTCTGCGCCTCAAAACTATGACTACTGCTTTGCTTCAGTCTTTGGGTGGAATACACAGTGGGTGTGGGATTTCCTCCGTTGCATGGCTGATTTACGCTTTAGTCCTCACCCTCAAAGACAGGGACAACACTTCGCCCGAAATCATCGGCGTCGCCGCCGCCATTCTCAGCCTTCTCTGCCTCTCTTCCTTGGCGGCCTTCCCTCTGGTCCGACACCTCCACCACAACGTCTTCGAGCGGACCCACCGCTTCGCCGGTTGGAGCGCTCTAGGCCTTCTATGGGCTTTCATTACTCTCACCATTTCATAtgatcccttaaccaaaaccTACAGCAACGATTTAGGTTCGAGACTGGTAAAAAGGCAAGAATTCTGGTTCACTATCGGAATCACTGTTCTAATCATCATTCCCTGGTTAACCGTGAGGCGGGTCCCGGTCTGCGTCTCGTCTCCGTCCGGCCACGCCGCCATCATCAAGTTCGAAGGCGGCGTGAAAGCCGGAATCCTCGGCAGAATCAGCCCGTCGCCCTTCTCCGAATGGCACGCTTTCGGAATCATTTCAGACAACAAGAAAGAACACATGATGCTCGCCGGAGCAGTCGGCGACTTCACGAGATCTCTGGTGGCGAGTCCGCCGCGGCACCTGTGGGTCCGGCAAGTGCACTTTGCGGGTCTCCCGTATCTGACCAACATGTACAGTCGGGTCCTTTTGGTGGCGACCGGATCCGGAATCTGCGTATTCCTCTCGTTTCTGCTGCAGCCGTGCAAGGCCGACGTGTGCTTGCTGTGGGTGACCAAAGGCGTGGAGCAGAACTTTGGGAAAGAGATTAAGGAGTGGATGAGCGGACACCCCAAGGAGAAGGTGATTGTTCACGACACCGCCGTGCTGGGCCGTCCCAACGTGTCGCAGATGAGCGTCGACGCCGCCAAGAAGTTTGGGGCGGAGGTGGTGATTGTCACCAGTAATCCTGAGGGGAGTAGAGACGTGGTTGATGCATGCAAGGCTAATGGGATTGCTGCATTTGGCCCTATTTGGGATTCTTGATTCATTCTACCataatcttgaggacgttcgtATGATGTAGACACACATAAATTCTAATAAATATATACAGACTTTAATAGGAGCGAGTGTCCTATTAGAGTTTGTGTGTATGTGTCCATACCGTGTGGACGTTTGCACGAGAATTTTTGTgttttaattaagtatatatctTCCTTTATTTGTATGAATGTATATGAGGATGACATAATTATGTTTCATGTGCATTATGTTTGTTTCCAAAGTACGGATGCGTCGGTTAGATCCTAATTTAATTGGGATTTGTACTAATAGTTGACTTTGTTAATCATGATTAAGGTACTACTCTCATTCCCTATTCATATCTCCACATGCACATGTTAATCTTggtaattttaaaattaaggaTATAGCTTCGCATTTATTGGATGTGTTATAGTTGGGTGGTAGAGCCGACATTTTGCATTTGAAgtgcaaaaaataaaaacattataatattaaaaaatgtaaTACTAGTATACCTTGGAGTTATATACGTGAAAGAGCTCGAGACAAAAATGGAGGTGGGATGGGTGAGATGGCGGTCGGCGCGCCATGAGAAAGAACAAAATAGTTTATGTTCGACGACCATGCATgaaaagaaattttattttactaaaatTCTTTCTTCTACAGATAATTAAAAAGTAGAagtatttatatgtatatacttGCATCCACCACTTGTTTTGCTTATAGAATTAATTCTACCTAGCTAGTGATTGCAGTAGAACTGACAAACCATCCGAACGTTACATGAGATAAATTTACGTTCTATGCTGTCCAAAAATCGTCCATAAAAGATAAATTACGAGATAGGTTTTGTACTTTAATTTCC
The genomic region above belongs to Salvia miltiorrhiza cultivar Shanhuang (shh) chromosome 5, IMPLAD_Smil_shh, whole genome shotgun sequence and contains:
- the LOC130985377 gene encoding adenylate-forming reductase 03009-like, which gives rise to MENNEKLERFSSCRGVAFEIKPHSDLFAIPAPVINPPRNGSSRRSWVQWGSFTRVVPSSDLLERSMSRTSSHFCDLDDDDADVETLADIEEGHEEGKLDQSPPPLPLPPPPSAAKKKSASSRLSVILLDQGLFTVYKRLFAVCLALNITGLVLAATGDFPYARNRAALFSIANIFALVLCRSEAVLRVVFWVAVNVLGYSWVPLRLKTMTTALLQSLGGIHSGCGISSVAWLIYALVLTLKDRDNTSPEIIGVAAAILSLLCLSSLAAFPLVRHLHHNVFERTHRFAGWSALGLLWAFITLTISYDPLTKTYSNDLGSRLVKRQEFWFTIGITVLIIIPWLTVRRVPVCVSSPSGHAAIIKFEGGVKAGILGRISPSPFSEWHAFGIISDNKKEHMMLAGAVGDFTRSLVASPPRHLWVRQVHFAGLPYLTNMYSRVLLVATGSGICVFLSFLLQPCKADVCLLWVTKGVEQNFGKEIKEWMSGHPKEKVIVHDTAVLGRPNVSQMSVDAAKKFGAEVVIVTSNPEGSRDVVDACKANGIAAFGPIWDS